From Streptomyces sp. TLI_053, a single genomic window includes:
- a CDS encoding RluA family pseudouridine synthase, translating to MSTAAQTRSLPVPDGLEGERLDAALARMFGFSRTKAAELAADGKVTLDGAVAGKSDRVTAGSWLEVEIPAPAAPVQIVAEPVDGMRIVHDDEDIVLVDKPVGVAAHPSPGWTGPTVIGGLAAAGYRISTSGAAERQGVVHRLDVGTSGLMVVAKSERAYTDLKRQFHDRVTEKKYHTLVQGHPDPLSGTVDAPIGRHPSADWKWAVTREGKPSVTHYDLIEAYRAASLMDIKLETGRTHQIRVHMSALRHPCVGDITYGADPTLAKRLGLTRQWLHAVSLGFEHPSDGEWVQFSSEYPADLRKALDIIASES from the coding sequence GTGAGTACCGCAGCGCAGACCCGAAGCCTCCCCGTTCCCGACGGCCTGGAGGGCGAACGCCTCGACGCCGCCCTGGCCCGGATGTTCGGCTTCTCCCGGACCAAGGCCGCCGAGCTGGCCGCCGACGGCAAGGTGACGCTCGACGGCGCCGTCGCCGGCAAGTCGGACCGGGTCACCGCCGGCTCCTGGCTGGAGGTCGAGATCCCGGCCCCCGCCGCGCCGGTGCAGATCGTCGCCGAACCGGTCGACGGCATGCGCATCGTCCACGACGACGAGGACATCGTGCTCGTCGACAAGCCGGTCGGCGTCGCCGCGCACCCGAGCCCGGGCTGGACCGGCCCCACCGTGATCGGCGGGCTGGCCGCGGCCGGCTACCGGATCTCCACCTCCGGCGCGGCCGAGCGCCAGGGCGTCGTGCACCGGCTCGACGTCGGCACCTCCGGGCTGATGGTGGTGGCCAAGTCGGAGCGCGCCTACACCGACCTCAAGCGGCAGTTCCACGACCGGGTGACCGAGAAGAAGTACCACACGCTCGTGCAGGGCCACCCGGACCCGCTGAGCGGCACCGTGGACGCGCCGATCGGGCGCCACCCCAGCGCGGACTGGAAGTGGGCCGTCACCCGCGAGGGCAAGCCGTCGGTCACCCACTACGACCTCATCGAGGCCTACCGGGCCGCCTCGCTGATGGACATCAAGCTGGAGACCGGCCGCACCCACCAGATCCGGGTGCACATGTCCGCGCTGCGGCACCCCTGCGTCGGCGACATCACCTACGGGGCCGACCCGACCCTCGCCAAGCGGCTCGGGCTGACCCGGCAGTGGCTGCACGCCGTCTCGCTCGGCTTCGAGCACCCGTCGGACGGCGAGTGGGTGCAGTTCTCCAGCGAGTACCCCGCGGACCTGCGGAAGGCGCTGGACATCATCGCGTCGGAGAGCTGA
- a CDS encoding GNAT family N-acetyltransferase gives MTVTIRVARGEADLALVHEVRREVFIVEQGIAEEEEWDDLDPTSEHLLAVGPEGEPVGTARLIFGEQALGITGGVAGRVLLGRLAVLKTARGTGLGAELVRAVEAAGREHGAREMELHAQVQALGFYERLGYTAEGPVYDDAGIPHRTMTRVL, from the coding sequence ATGACGGTGACGATCAGGGTCGCGCGGGGGGAGGCGGACCTCGCGCTGGTGCACGAGGTCCGGCGGGAGGTCTTCATCGTCGAGCAGGGGATCGCCGAGGAGGAGGAGTGGGACGACCTCGACCCCACCTCGGAACACCTGCTGGCGGTCGGACCGGAGGGTGAGCCCGTCGGCACGGCGCGGCTGATCTTCGGCGAGCAGGCGCTCGGGATCACCGGCGGGGTCGCCGGCCGGGTGCTGCTCGGCCGGCTCGCCGTGCTGAAGACCGCCCGGGGGACCGGGCTCGGCGCCGAGCTGGTGCGGGCCGTCGAGGCCGCCGGTCGGGAGCACGGCGCGCGCGAGATGGAGCTGCACGCCCAGGTGCAGGCGCTCGGGTTCTACGAGCGCCTCGGGTACACGGCCGAGGGGCCGGTGTACGACGACGCCGGGATTCCGCACCGGACGATGACCCGGGTGCTGTAG
- a CDS encoding alpha/beta fold hydrolase, with product MELGGAWRRWRGRGTVAGRRLVAGAVALTAVVAVGTAAAVAAGGEQAVRQEDRFLAMAETPGSSQIVQLDTSFFTTGSGPRPAVLLGHGFGGSKEGERERARKLARQGYAVLTWSARGFGRSGGKIGLNAPDREVEDVKHLVDWLAQRPEVQLDGPGDPRVGITGASYGGAVALLGSAYDPRIDAVASAITWWNLADALFPQGVRGSGAVDGVFKKLWSGIFFTTGSVGELGPSGGAARPALAPEQGDGQVGCGRFLDELCRMYDRVATAGRADPEAVALLDRSSPSSVAGRLKAPTLVVQGQQDSLFPLDQGDAIAKAVAANGAPVAVDWFAGGHDGATDTSDRVDDRVTAWFDHYLKGDGGASTGGAGAAFRVTRTGGVDSTGFQAVLRGATADSYPGLGGTGSRRFELKAPDGAPEQAFANPPGGAPSNISALPGLGGLLGQASALGAGLALDFPGQFATFESAPLDSSVHLTGQPTVPVRVRADRPDAVLFAKLYDVAPDGKQSLPQQLSAPLRVTGADAPDGRSVTVALPTVDHTFDAGHRLRLVLASTDLAYASPVEPATYRAAVTGPVTLPTVDGLVTEAAPLPNRTWVLPLVALALAAGLVLVPRLRAAGAGRRAHGPGYDPALAGVPLVITGLSKRYKGAADRYAVRELGFRVERGQVLGLLGPNGAGKTTTLRMLMGLIRPDAGEIRVFGHLIRPGAPVLSRVGAFVEGAGFLPHLTGRANLRLYWQATGRPEADAHLDEALAIAGLGEALDRAVRTYSQGMRQRLAIAQAMLGLPDLLILDEPTNGLDPPQIREMREVMIRYAAAGRTVIVSSHLLAEVEQSCTDLVVMDRGRLVTTGAVAEIVGAGSQLLIGTAASYDAAELAAAADKVAALDGVAAAEAVEGGLLVGLDGMAASRLLAELVRLGVPVESAGPQRRLEDAFLSLIGGAA from the coding sequence ATGGAGCTCGGAGGGGCGTGGCGCCGGTGGCGAGGCCGTGGGACGGTCGCCGGACGGAGACTGGTGGCCGGGGCGGTGGCCCTGACGGCCGTCGTCGCGGTCGGGACGGCCGCGGCCGTCGCCGCCGGGGGCGAACAGGCCGTCCGCCAGGAGGACCGCTTCCTCGCGATGGCCGAGACCCCCGGCAGCTCGCAGATCGTCCAGCTCGACACCTCCTTCTTCACCACCGGCAGCGGCCCGCGCCCCGCCGTCCTGCTCGGGCACGGCTTCGGCGGCTCCAAGGAGGGCGAGCGGGAGCGCGCCCGGAAGCTGGCCCGGCAGGGGTACGCGGTGCTGACCTGGTCGGCGCGCGGCTTCGGCCGCTCCGGCGGGAAGATCGGGCTGAACGCGCCGGACCGCGAGGTCGAGGACGTCAAGCACCTGGTCGACTGGCTGGCGCAGCGCCCCGAGGTCCAGCTGGACGGGCCCGGCGACCCTCGGGTGGGCATCACCGGCGCCTCCTACGGCGGCGCGGTGGCGCTGCTCGGCTCCGCCTACGACCCCCGGATCGACGCCGTGGCCAGTGCGATCACCTGGTGGAACCTGGCCGACGCGCTGTTCCCGCAGGGGGTGCGCGGCTCGGGCGCGGTCGACGGCGTGTTCAAGAAGCTGTGGTCCGGGATCTTCTTCACCACCGGTTCGGTGGGCGAACTCGGCCCGTCCGGCGGCGCGGCGCGTCCAGCCCTCGCCCCCGAGCAGGGCGACGGGCAGGTCGGCTGCGGGCGGTTCCTGGACGAGCTGTGCCGGATGTACGACCGGGTGGCGACCGCCGGGCGGGCCGACCCGGAGGCCGTGGCCCTGCTCGACCGGTCCAGCCCCTCCTCGGTCGCGGGCCGGCTCAAGGCGCCCACCCTGGTGGTCCAGGGCCAGCAGGACTCGCTGTTCCCGCTCGACCAGGGCGACGCGATCGCCAAGGCGGTGGCCGCCAACGGCGCCCCGGTGGCGGTGGACTGGTTCGCGGGCGGGCACGACGGCGCGACCGACACCAGCGACCGGGTGGACGACCGGGTCACGGCCTGGTTCGACCACTATCTGAAGGGTGACGGGGGCGCGAGCACCGGCGGGGCCGGCGCGGCGTTCCGGGTGACCCGGACCGGCGGGGTCGACTCGACCGGCTTCCAGGCGGTGTTGCGCGGCGCGACCGCCGACAGCTACCCCGGCCTCGGCGGCACCGGTTCGCGGCGGTTCGAGCTGAAGGCCCCGGACGGCGCACCCGAGCAGGCCTTCGCCAACCCGCCCGGCGGGGCGCCGTCCAACATCTCCGCCCTGCCCGGCCTCGGCGGCCTGCTCGGCCAGGCGTCCGCGCTGGGCGCCGGCCTCGCGCTGGACTTCCCCGGCCAGTTCGCCACCTTCGAGTCGGCGCCGCTGGACTCCTCGGTCCACCTGACCGGGCAGCCGACGGTGCCGGTCCGGGTCCGGGCCGACCGGCCGGACGCGGTGCTCTTCGCCAAGCTGTACGACGTCGCCCCCGACGGCAAGCAGAGCCTGCCGCAGCAACTGTCCGCCCCGTTGCGGGTGACCGGGGCGGACGCCCCCGACGGCCGGAGCGTCACCGTGGCGCTGCCCACCGTCGACCACACCTTCGACGCCGGGCACCGGCTGCGGCTGGTGCTCGCCTCCACCGACCTCGCGTACGCCTCGCCGGTCGAGCCGGCCACCTACCGGGCGGCCGTCACCGGGCCGGTCACCCTGCCCACGGTGGACGGGCTGGTCACCGAGGCCGCGCCGCTGCCGAACCGCACCTGGGTGCTGCCGCTGGTCGCGCTCGCGCTGGCCGCCGGGCTGGTGCTGGTGCCGCGGCTGCGGGCGGCCGGGGCCGGGCGGCGCGCGCACGGACCCGGGTACGACCCGGCGCTCGCCGGGGTGCCGCTGGTGATCACCGGCCTGAGCAAGCGCTACAAGGGTGCCGCCGACCGGTACGCCGTCCGCGAGCTGGGCTTCCGGGTGGAAAGGGGTCAGGTGCTCGGCCTGCTCGGCCCCAACGGCGCCGGGAAGACCACCACCCTGCGGATGCTGATGGGGCTGATCCGGCCGGACGCCGGCGAGATCAGGGTCTTCGGCCACCTGATCCGGCCCGGCGCACCCGTGCTGTCCCGGGTCGGCGCCTTCGTCGAGGGCGCGGGTTTCCTGCCGCACCTCACCGGGCGGGCCAACCTGCGGCTCTACTGGCAGGCCACCGGCCGTCCGGAGGCGGACGCCCACCTGGACGAGGCGCTGGCGATCGCCGGGCTCGGCGAGGCGCTGGACCGGGCGGTGCGCACCTACTCGCAGGGCATGCGGCAGCGGCTGGCGATCGCCCAGGCCATGCTGGGGCTGCCGGACCTGCTGATCCTCGACGAGCCGACCAACGGGCTCGACCCGCCGCAGATCCGCGAGATGCGCGAGGTGATGATCCGGTACGCGGCGGCCGGGCGGACCGTCATCGTCTCCAGCCACCTGCTGGCCGAGGTCGAGCAGAGCTGCACCGACCTGGTGGTGATGGACCGGGGCCGGCTGGTGACCACGGGCGCGGTCGCGGAGATCGTCGGCGCGGGTTCGCAGCTGCTGATCGGCACCGCGGCGTCGTACGACGCGGCGGAGCTGGCGGCGGCGGCCGACAAGGTCGCCGCGCTGGACGGGGTCGCCGCGGCGGAGGCCGTCGAGGGCGGGCTGCTGGTCGGGCTGGACGGCATGGCGGCGAGCCGGCTGCTGGCCGAGCTGGTCCGGCTCGGGGTGCCGGTGGAGTCGGCCGGGCCGCAGCGCCGGCTGGAGGACGCGTTCCTGTCACTGATCGGAGGTGCGGCGTGA
- a CDS encoding ABC transporter permease, translating into MSAAVAEVSADHAAGYRPGRTLPFRVEVVRQLRRRRTMVIGAVLAGMPLVVLAAFAVAGTPGRADRTTFIELATSSGPNFATTMLFMGTGFMLVIPVALFCGDTVASEASWSSLRYLLAAPVPRARLLMRKFLVGLLFSAAAVVLLPLVGLAVGTAAYGWGDLRLPAGASLTAGEALPRLAVAVAFVFLSEVVIAALAFWLSTATDAPLGAVGGAVFASIVAGVLDAITALGDLRAWLPAHWQWAWADALQPRMEWGGMVQGVSLSLSYAVVLLALAFRGFARKDVVS; encoded by the coding sequence GTGAGCGCCGCGGTTGCTGAGGTGTCGGCGGACCACGCGGCCGGTTACCGGCCCGGGCGGACGCTGCCGTTCCGGGTGGAGGTGGTCCGCCAGTTGCGGCGGCGCCGCACGATGGTGATCGGCGCGGTGCTGGCCGGGATGCCGCTGGTCGTCCTGGCGGCGTTCGCGGTGGCCGGGACGCCCGGGCGGGCCGACCGGACCACGTTCATCGAGCTCGCGACCTCGTCCGGGCCGAACTTCGCGACCACCATGCTGTTCATGGGCACCGGCTTCATGCTGGTGATCCCGGTCGCGCTGTTCTGCGGCGACACGGTGGCCTCGGAGGCCAGCTGGTCCTCGCTGCGGTACCTGCTGGCGGCGCCGGTGCCGAGGGCGCGGCTGCTGATGCGCAAGTTCCTGGTCGGGCTGCTGTTCTCGGCGGCCGCCGTGGTGCTGCTGCCGTTGGTCGGGCTGGCGGTCGGCACGGCGGCGTACGGCTGGGGCGACCTGCGGCTGCCGGCCGGGGCGAGTCTGACCGCGGGCGAGGCACTGCCCCGGCTGGCGGTGGCGGTGGCGTTCGTGTTCCTCAGCGAGGTCGTGATCGCGGCGCTGGCGTTCTGGCTCTCGACCGCCACGGACGCGCCGCTGGGGGCGGTCGGCGGGGCGGTGTTCGCCTCGATCGTCGCCGGGGTGCTGGACGCCATCACCGCCCTCGGCGACCTGCGGGCCTGGCTGCCGGCGCACTGGCAGTGGGCGTGGGCGGACGCCCTGCAGCCGCGGATGGAGTGGGGCGGGATGGTGCAGGGGGTCTCGCTGTCGCTGTCCTACGCGGTGGTGCTGCTGGCGCTCGCGTTCCGGGGCTTCGCGCGCAAGGACGTGGTGTCGTAG
- a CDS encoding alkaline phosphatase D family protein: protein MTAARPHRRQVLKATAVVAGAAALPLALGAAAQAATVPQFLHGVASGDPLPDGILLWTRVTPAPEAVPGSGLGADTEVRWEIAADKGFARIAAGGTVTSNAATDHTVKVDVRGLAPDTAYWYRFTAGATVSPVGRTRTTPAADAALDRLRFGVASCANWEAGYFSAYRHLAARGDLDAFLFLGDYIYEYKSGEFCARGSVVRPHAPAHEILSLADYRTRHGRYKTDEDLQALHAQVPTIAIWDDHEFANDAWSGGAENHTPGAEGDWAARVAAAKQAYFEWMPVRPSIAGTTYRRLRYGKLADLHLMDQRSFRSQQVKVGNGDVDSADRTLTGRAQMDWLKSGLAASDTAWRLIGNEVMISPVALFSLPDYLLRPLAKLLGLPGEGLAINTDQWDGYTHDRRELLGHLKSNGITNTVFLTGDIHSAWASDVPNEAATYPLSGSVATEFVVTSVTSDNIDDFLKVAPQTLSLVAAAAIKAANRHVQWVDLDSHGYGVLEVTPAQTQMDYYVLSDRTRKDATTKWSRSYRTRSGTQQVERVYSPVK, encoded by the coding sequence ATGACCGCCGCCCGCCCCCACCGACGCCAGGTGCTCAAGGCCACCGCCGTCGTCGCGGGCGCCGCCGCCCTGCCGCTCGCCCTCGGCGCCGCCGCCCAGGCCGCCACCGTCCCGCAGTTCCTCCACGGCGTCGCCTCGGGCGACCCGCTGCCCGACGGCATCCTGCTCTGGACCCGGGTCACCCCGGCCCCCGAGGCCGTGCCCGGCTCCGGCCTCGGCGCCGACACCGAGGTCCGCTGGGAGATCGCCGCCGACAAGGGCTTCGCCCGGATCGCCGCCGGCGGCACCGTCACCAGCAACGCCGCCACCGACCACACCGTCAAGGTCGACGTCCGCGGCCTCGCCCCGGACACCGCCTACTGGTACCGCTTCACGGCCGGCGCGACCGTCTCCCCCGTCGGCCGCACCCGCACCACCCCGGCCGCCGACGCCGCCCTCGACCGGCTCCGCTTCGGCGTCGCCTCCTGCGCCAACTGGGAGGCCGGCTACTTCTCCGCGTACCGCCACCTGGCGGCCCGCGGCGACCTCGACGCCTTCCTCTTCCTCGGCGACTACATCTACGAGTACAAGAGCGGCGAGTTCTGCGCCCGCGGCTCCGTGGTCCGCCCGCACGCCCCCGCCCACGAGATCCTCAGCCTCGCCGACTACCGCACCCGGCACGGCCGCTACAAGACGGACGAGGACCTCCAGGCGCTGCACGCGCAGGTCCCGACCATCGCGATCTGGGACGACCACGAGTTCGCCAACGACGCCTGGTCCGGCGGCGCCGAGAACCACACCCCGGGCGCCGAGGGCGACTGGGCGGCCCGGGTGGCCGCCGCGAAGCAGGCCTACTTCGAGTGGATGCCGGTCCGCCCCTCCATCGCCGGCACCACCTACCGCCGCCTGCGCTACGGCAAGCTCGCCGACCTGCACCTGATGGACCAGCGCTCGTTCCGCTCCCAGCAGGTCAAGGTCGGCAACGGCGACGTCGACTCGGCCGACCGCACCCTGACCGGCCGTGCCCAGATGGACTGGCTGAAGTCCGGTCTCGCCGCGTCCGACACCGCCTGGCGCCTGATCGGCAACGAGGTGATGATCTCCCCGGTCGCCCTCTTCTCGCTGCCGGACTACCTGCTGCGCCCGCTGGCCAAGCTGCTCGGCCTGCCCGGCGAGGGCCTGGCGATCAACACCGACCAGTGGGACGGCTACACCCACGACCGCCGTGAGCTGCTCGGCCACCTGAAGTCGAACGGCATCACCAACACCGTCTTCCTGACCGGGGACATCCACTCCGCCTGGGCCTCGGACGTCCCGAACGAGGCCGCCACCTACCCGCTGTCGGGCAGTGTCGCCACCGAGTTCGTGGTCACCTCGGTCACCTCGGACAACATCGACGACTTCCTCAAGGTCGCGCCGCAGACCCTCTCCCTGGTCGCCGCCGCCGCGATCAAGGCCGCCAACCGCCACGTCCAGTGGGTCGACCTCGACTCCCACGGCTACGGCGTCCTGGAGGTCACCCCGGCCCAGACCCAGATGGACTACTACGTGCTCTCCGACCGGACCCGCAAGGACGCCACCACCAAGTGGTCGCGCTCCTACCGCACCCGGTCCGGCACCCAGCAGGTCGAGCGGGTCTACTCCCCCGTCAAGTAG
- a CDS encoding dienelactone hydrolase family protein, translated as MAHVLLLHSVYGLRPAVQVAADRLRAAGHTVHTPDLFEGRTFDDVEEGMAFKEEIGSDELLRRAVGVAAPLLGSGTPLVYAGFSLGGSLAQNLALADEKALGLLLLHGTSDIREDAATAIPVQLHVAEPDPFESEDWLNAWYLGMRKAGADVEVHRYRGAGHLFTDPELPDYDAEAAEQAWAVALDFLAELDAA; from the coding sequence GTGGCACACGTCCTGCTCCTCCACTCCGTGTACGGCCTGCGCCCCGCCGTCCAGGTTGCCGCCGACCGGCTGCGCGCCGCCGGGCACACCGTGCACACCCCCGACCTCTTCGAAGGGCGGACCTTCGACGACGTCGAGGAGGGTATGGCGTTCAAGGAGGAGATCGGCAGCGACGAACTCCTGCGCCGCGCCGTCGGGGTCGCCGCTCCGCTGCTGGGCTCCGGGACGCCGCTCGTCTACGCGGGCTTCTCGCTCGGCGGCTCGCTCGCCCAGAACCTCGCTCTCGCCGACGAGAAGGCCCTCGGCCTGCTGCTCCTGCACGGCACCTCGGACATCCGCGAGGACGCGGCCACCGCGATCCCGGTCCAGCTGCACGTGGCCGAGCCGGACCCGTTCGAGTCGGAGGACTGGCTGAACGCCTGGTACCTGGGGATGCGCAAGGCGGGCGCGGACGTGGAGGTGCACCGCTACCGCGGCGCCGGCCACCTCTTCACCGACCCGGAGCTGCCCGACTACGACGCCGAGGCGGCGGAGCAGGCGTGGGCGGTCGCGCTGGACTTCCTGGCGGAGCTGGACGCCGCGTAG
- the aspS gene encoding aspartate--tRNA(Asn) ligase, giving the protein MTRTLVADLSSHLDGTVTVHGWINTLRLQRRMQFVLVRDHTGLVQVTHARGGEGDAIEAAFESVTTESAVKITGRVVGNPQVRLGGLEIVPERVEVVSRAEPKLPIDERTGPDQRLDWRFLDLRRPSQQLVFAVQTTVEQAMREVTAEEGFTELHTPKLMGTASESGAEVFKVDYFDRTAYLAQSPQFYKQTAIAGGIDKVFEIGPVFRAEPSFTSRHATEFTGVDAELAWIDSVEDVMAFEERLLRRVLRRVSERHAEAVAEYFGARVVVPEQPFPRITMADALTRLRATGWDPEGVKEDLDPEGERRLSALVAEETGHEFVFVTRFPASVRPFYHLRPEDDPTVTESFDLLWKGVEITTGAQREHRHERLVAQAREKGMEIGPLAGYLDCFRFGTPPHGGFGLGLGRLLMLLLDAPGLREVTFLFRGPHRLEP; this is encoded by the coding sequence ATGACGCGTACCCTCGTCGCAGACCTTTCCAGCCACCTCGACGGGACGGTCACCGTCCACGGCTGGATCAACACCCTCCGCCTCCAGCGGCGCATGCAGTTCGTGCTGGTCCGCGACCACACCGGCCTCGTCCAGGTCACCCACGCCCGGGGCGGCGAGGGTGACGCGATCGAGGCGGCCTTCGAGAGCGTCACCACCGAGTCCGCCGTGAAGATCACCGGCAGGGTCGTCGGCAACCCCCAGGTCAGGCTCGGCGGGCTGGAGATCGTCCCCGAACGCGTCGAGGTCGTGTCGCGCGCCGAGCCGAAACTGCCCATCGACGAGAGGACCGGCCCGGACCAGCGGCTCGACTGGCGCTTCCTCGACCTCCGCAGGCCCTCGCAGCAGCTCGTGTTCGCCGTCCAGACGACGGTCGAACAGGCCATGCGCGAGGTCACCGCCGAGGAGGGCTTCACCGAGCTCCACACCCCGAAGCTCATGGGCACCGCCTCCGAGTCCGGGGCGGAGGTCTTCAAGGTCGACTACTTCGACCGCACCGCCTACCTCGCGCAGTCCCCGCAGTTCTACAAGCAGACGGCGATCGCCGGCGGCATCGACAAAGTCTTCGAGATCGGCCCCGTCTTCCGTGCCGAGCCCTCCTTCACCTCCCGCCATGCCACCGAGTTCACCGGCGTCGACGCCGAACTCGCCTGGATCGACAGCGTGGAGGACGTCATGGCCTTCGAGGAGCGGCTCCTGCGGCGGGTCCTCCGGCGGGTCTCGGAGCGCCATGCCGAGGCCGTCGCCGAATACTTCGGCGCCCGGGTCGTCGTCCCCGAGCAACCGTTCCCGCGCATCACGATGGCCGACGCCCTCACCCGGCTCCGGGCCACCGGCTGGGACCCTGAGGGTGTCAAGGAGGACCTCGACCCCGAGGGCGAGCGCAGGCTCTCCGCGCTCGTCGCCGAGGAGACCGGGCACGAGTTCGTGTTCGTCACCCGCTTCCCCGCCTCGGTCCGCCCCTTCTACCACCTGCGGCCCGAGGACGACCCGACCGTCACCGAGTCCTTCGACCTGCTGTGGAAGGGAGTCGAGATCACCACCGGCGCCCAGCGCGAGCACCGCCACGAGCGCCTCGTCGCCCAGGCCCGCGAGAAGGGCATGGAGATCGGGCCGCTCGCCGGTTACCTCGACTGCTTCCGCTTCGGCACCCCGCCCCACGGCGGATTCGGGCTGGGTCTCGGCAGGCTCCTGATGCTCCTGCTCGACGCACCCGGCCTTCGCGAGGTCACGTTCCTGTTCCGCGGCCCGCACCGACTGGAGCCGTGA
- a CDS encoding DUF397 domain-containing protein — translation MINKPDPAEIDFSDVIWEKSPFSGGSDNCVEFGVIGRFIAIRDSKTPTRTPLVCTRAEIGALLDGAKSGAFDHLR, via the coding sequence GTGATCAACAAGCCCGACCCCGCCGAGATCGACTTCTCCGATGTCATCTGGGAGAAGTCCCCGTTCAGCGGCGGCAGCGACAACTGCGTCGAGTTCGGCGTGATCGGCCGGTTCATCGCCATCCGAGACTCCAAGACCCCGACCCGGACCCCACTCGTCTGCACCCGCGCCGAAATCGGCGCCCTCCTCGACGGCGCGAAGTCCGGCGCCTTCGACCACCTGCGCTGA
- a CDS encoding DUF5753 domain-containing protein: MGRHHLLEAENAIKLWAVIDEAALHRIPEPAVLCGQLEHLLAMAERTNITVQFLPFSAGLHPGLDGPFVLMGFPDPNPEVVWMENGPNSVYCEGADEVDHYTEVFDHLRARALGPPETHAHLTGLLKEKRT, encoded by the coding sequence ATGGGCCGCCACCACCTGCTGGAGGCCGAGAACGCCATCAAGCTGTGGGCCGTGATCGACGAGGCGGCGCTTCACCGGATTCCCGAACCCGCCGTACTCTGCGGCCAACTCGAGCACCTGCTCGCCATGGCAGAGCGGACGAACATCACCGTGCAGTTCCTGCCCTTCAGCGCAGGACTTCACCCGGGCCTCGACGGCCCGTTCGTCCTGATGGGCTTTCCCGACCCCAACCCGGAGGTCGTGTGGATGGAGAATGGGCCCAACTCGGTGTACTGCGAGGGTGCGGACGAGGTCGACCACTACACCGAGGTCTTCGACCACCTGCGAGCACGCGCTCTCGGCCCGCCCGAGACCCATGCCCATCTGACCGGCTTGCTCAAGGAGAAGCGCACGTGA
- a CDS encoding DUF2252 domain-containing protein has translation MPHQSPSATDRADTVLGVFDTAFGELLAQDPAAFRVKFRKMAASAFAFYRGTAALYYADLTTAPFDSYGASFLDDRTRRVWIHGDLHAENFGTYLNAEGRLVFNVNDFDEAYVGAFTWDVQRLAASLALIGYAKALSDATITELVTAFAGAYRARIAAHVTSGDADPYTLDTATGPILDTLRKARLQTRVSLLDGDTVVEDYDRRFRLGGGAFALDEPTKKEVLAAFERYLATLPPSSRVSPTALRVKDVVGRRGIGIGSAGLPSYNVLLEGHTDALENDVIIYMKQGQTPAVARHVTDPAIAGYFEHEGHRTVISQRALQSHSDPWLGHTTLRGRGQLVAEVSPYATDLDWRDLNELPDLLAVTEYLGRATATMHAAADESSSGHTLVPFSTEHAIHEAIGRDEASFTQMLVDFAHAYGAQARADHQLFVDLYRNGRIPGL, from the coding sequence ATGCCCCATCAGTCGCCCTCCGCCACCGACCGTGCGGATACCGTCCTCGGCGTCTTCGACACGGCGTTCGGCGAACTCCTCGCCCAGGACCCGGCGGCCTTCCGGGTGAAGTTCCGCAAGATGGCCGCCTCCGCGTTCGCCTTCTACCGGGGCACCGCCGCCCTCTACTACGCGGACCTCACCACCGCCCCGTTCGATTCCTACGGCGCGTCCTTCCTCGACGACCGCACCCGCCGGGTCTGGATCCACGGCGACCTGCACGCGGAGAACTTCGGCACCTACCTGAACGCCGAGGGCCGGCTCGTCTTCAACGTGAACGACTTCGACGAGGCCTACGTCGGCGCCTTCACCTGGGACGTCCAGCGGCTCGCCGCCTCGCTCGCCCTGATCGGCTACGCCAAGGCCCTGTCGGACGCGACCATCACCGAACTGGTCACCGCCTTCGCCGGGGCGTACCGGGCCCGGATCGCCGCCCACGTCACTTCCGGCGACGCCGACCCGTACACCCTGGACACCGCCACCGGCCCGATCCTCGACACCCTGCGGAAGGCCAGGCTGCAGACCCGGGTCTCGCTGCTCGACGGCGACACCGTGGTCGAGGACTACGACCGCCGCTTCCGCCTCGGCGGCGGCGCGTTCGCACTGGACGAGCCCACCAAGAAGGAGGTCCTCGCCGCCTTCGAGCGCTACCTCGCCACCCTGCCGCCGTCCTCGCGGGTCAGCCCGACCGCCCTGCGGGTCAAGGACGTGGTCGGCCGCCGCGGCATCGGCATCGGTTCGGCGGGCCTGCCGTCCTACAACGTCCTCCTCGAAGGGCACACCGACGCCCTGGAGAACGACGTGATCATCTACATGAAGCAGGGCCAGACCCCGGCGGTCGCCCGCCATGTCACCGACCCCGCCATCGCCGGCTACTTCGAGCACGAGGGCCACCGCACGGTGATCTCCCAGCGCGCCCTGCAGTCCCACAGCGACCCCTGGCTCGGCCACACCACGCTGCGCGGCCGCGGCCAGCTGGTCGCCGAGGTGTCCCCGTACGCGACCGACCTCGACTGGCGGGACCTCAACGAGCTCCCCGACCTGCTGGCGGTCACCGAGTACCTGGGCCGCGCCACCGCCACCATGCACGCGGCGGCGGACGAGTCGTCCAGCGGCCACACCCTGGTCCCGTTCTCCACCGAGCACGCCATCCACGAGGCCATCGGCCGCGACGAGGCCAGCTTCACGCAGATGCTGGTCGACTTCGCCCACGCCTACGGTGCTCAGGCCCGCGCCGACCACCAGCTCTTCGTCGACCTCTACCGCAACGGCCGCATCCCGGGCCTGTAG